DNA sequence from the Deltaproteobacteria bacterium genome:
TGACATCCATCTGAAGTACAAACTCAGGAAGTCACGGGAAGAGGTCCTGGATATTGCCCGCGATGCAGTGGCCTACGCGGCCAACTACACGAAAAACGTGGAGTTTTCCGCGGAGGACGCGAGCCGAAGCGACCTGGACTACCTCTGTCGGGTTTTCGAGGCCGTGATCGACGCCGGGGCCACCACGATCAACTTTCCGGACACGGTGGGCTACGCCATTCCCTGGGACTTTGCCCGAATGATCCGCTATTGCATGGAGCACATCTCCAATATCCATAAGGCGGTGCTGAGCGTCCATTGTCACAACGACCTCGGCCTTGCCACGGCCAACGTCCTCTCGGCCTTAGACGCAGGCGCTGGGCAGGTGGAGTGCACGGTGAACGGGATCGGAGAACGGGCAGGAAATACGGCCATGGAAGAGGTCGTGATGGCCCTCAGGACCCGCAAGGACCTCCTCCCGTTCGAGACCTCCATCCACACGGAGCACATCACTGCCACGAGCCGCCTCGTGAGCCACCTTACAGGCATGGTCGTCCAGCCCAACAAGGCCATCGTCGGGGCAAATGCCTTTGCCCACGAATCCGGCATCCATCAGGACGGGGTCCTGAAGGAACGGACAACCTACGAGATCATGGACCCGCGGGAGATCGGACTTGCCACTGGCACCCTCGTGCTCGGCAAGCACTCAGGCAGACACGCCCTCAAGGCCCGGCTCGAGGAACTCGGCTACCACTTGAATGACGAAGAGATGGGCCGGGTCTTCGCTCGGTTCAAGGAGCTCGCGGACAAGAAAAAGGAGATCTTTTCCGAGGACCTGGCGGCAATAGTCGCCGAAGAGATCCTCCGCATCCCTGACACCTACCGCCTTGTTTACCTTCATGTAGCAGGGGGAAGCGGAATCCGTCCCACAGCGACCCTCGCCGTGGAGATAAACGGCGAGGAAAAGAGCGGTGTGAGCATGGGGGCAGGCCCAATCGACGCCGCATTCCGGGCGGTGGCGGCCCTCACAGGGACGAAGAGCAGGCTTCTTCGCTTCTCCGTGAACTCCATCACGGGCGGAACCGACGCCCAGGGAGAGGTCACGGTCAGGATCGAGGAGGAGGGCCGGGTGGTGACCGGACAGGGCGCTGACCCGGACGTGATAACGGCGAGCGTCAAGGCATATCTCAATGCGCTCAACCGCATCGAATACATGAAACGCAATCCCGCTGTGCAATCCCCCCAAGGGATGTGCAGGTGACTAAGGAGTCATAATGAAACGCCCCATGACCATAGCAGAGAAGATCCTCGCTGCCCACGCCGGACAGGAAGCCGTGGAGCCCGGGGATCTGGTCGAGGTCTCCGTCGACTTCGCCCTCGGAAACGACATCACGGCCCCCATTGCCATCCGTATCTTTCGGGAGGCCGGCATCGAACGGGTCTTCGACCCGGAACGCATCGCCCTCGTGGCTGATCATTTCTGCCCGAACAAGGACATCAAGAGCGCGGAACAGGCCAAGATCCTTCGGGATTT
Encoded proteins:
- a CDS encoding 2-isopropylmalate synthase codes for the protein MRKIIVFDTTLRDGEQSPGVSLNVEEKLQIARQLEKLGVDVIEAGFPVASPGDFEGVRRVAREIRGLQVAALARANPKDIDTAWEAIRDGANPRIHTFVATSDIHLKYKLRKSREEVLDIARDAVAYAANYTKNVEFSAEDASRSDLDYLCRVFEAVIDAGATTINFPDTVGYAIPWDFARMIRYCMEHISNIHKAVLSVHCHNDLGLATANVLSALDAGAGQVECTVNGIGERAGNTAMEEVVMALRTRKDLLPFETSIHTEHITATSRLVSHLTGMVVQPNKAIVGANAFAHESGIHQDGVLKERTTYEIMDPREIGLATGTLVLGKHSGRHALKARLEELGYHLNDEEMGRVFARFKELADKKKEIFSEDLAAIVAEEILRIPDTYRLVYLHVAGGSGIRPTATLAVEINGEEKSGVSMGAGPIDAAFRAVAALTGTKSRLLRFSVNSITGGTDAQGEVTVRIEEEGRVVTGQGADPDVITASVKAYLNALNRIEYMKRNPAVQSPQGMCR